GAACGGAGACTGAGCATGAATTTTCGCCGCGGCAGAAGCCGGGAAGAGCCGGAAATCAATTTCATCCCGCTGATCGACGTGCTGTTGGTGATCCTGATCTTCCTGATGGTCACCACCACCTATTCGCGTTTTTCCGAGCTTAAGATCAATCTGCCCACGGCTCAGGGCGAGCAGCAGAAGAACAAGACCACGGAAATCCGGGTGGCGGTGGCGGCCGACGGCGCGATGGCGGTGAACGACGCCAAGCTGGCCCGAGGCGACAAGGCTGAGCTGTTGGCCAAGCTGAAAGCCGCGTCGGCGGGCAAGAGCGACGTGGTGGTGGTGGTCAACGCCGATGCGCGCTCCACCCACCAGTCGGTGATCACCGTGATGGAAGCCGCGCGCGAGGCGGGGCT
The Chromobacterium sp. IIBBL 290-4 DNA segment above includes these coding regions:
- a CDS encoding biopolymer transporter ExbD, encoding MNFRRGRSREEPEINFIPLIDVLLVILIFLMVTTTYSRFSELKINLPTAQGEQQKNKTTEIRVAVAADGAMAVNDAKLARGDKAELLAKLKAASAGKSDVVVVVNADARSTHQSVITVMEAAREAGLSQLTFATQNLQ